One Drosophila gunungcola strain Sukarami chromosome 2R unlocalized genomic scaffold, Dgunungcola_SK_2 000004F, whole genome shotgun sequence genomic window, TGTTCATAGCTAATTTAATAATCATGTTCCAACACCTTTTTTCCAAGATAAACCAAGTTCATTTAATATTCGGTCACCACCTAATCTCATAGTCAGCACTCAATTTATTGTCCCAAATTTGTTGATTTAGCATTATCTCTTGTGTGATTTACCTTCGCTTGATGATATTTAGATGACATTAACTTACAAATCAGCCAAAAACTTGTATATCGGCTGAAAACAACTTGATTCCGATCACTTTGgaccttaattaatttaaatgcttatCTGATcgttcaaaattaattaagtggcacactttaatttgcataaaaaaccAACTTGGCacataagcaaataaaaaacccaAGCTGGCAATCAAGTACAAGATCCATAAAATCCATTTTCAAGACTTTTCAAACAATGGCCAAAACGCAAAAGTctgttataaattatttatgacgTTCCCAAATGTCAACAGCCAAATGCGTCGCCCACCTAATGACATTTGGCGACAATTGAAATGCATGTGGCTTACGAGAgaaaaatggcttttaattattaagccatttttgtttatttgccgACAAACTGAGACAGGAAGGTGTTCAGCCTGGCTTAAACACAATTTAGTTGCTGCAATTAATTTcggttttatttaatttttgtctgtGAACTGACTGAGTTTTCAGTGCGAATCAAGTTGACATGAATACATGCTGAAAAACCCTCTGACAACAAAGAGTTGACAATAGCAGACACACAACGACAATGCAAAACGGAAGTTTAGTATATTGCAAAATAAagaatgcaaacaaaaagagGGCTAGTTTAGGTAAATTTCTGTTTTAAATACCCTTTAAAAGTGTAATTAGCCAAAGTTACTAAATCAAATATTGTAAACATATGTTTTCATAGGCACGTTTTCGACATCGAATACAACACCAacccataaaataaaaacaaaacaattataaatcaattttcaaGTCAATGACTGCTATTATCAGAAAATTGACAAATATTGAACTtgtaaaaaaggaaatcaaacaaatagTTTTACCAAAAACAGTTTGAGCGGCAACGAACTCCAATagaagggtataaaaacaaacaaaaacgcaAATGCAACGGAAGTTTAATAAATGTGTGTGAGCAATCGAGAACgataaagaacaaaaaaaaggtggGCAGGGAAAGAggaaataacaaaatacaCTGTAATTAACTGGCGGCTTTTTGCAAACGTGTGGAGAGGGGGATGCATCATTTATTCCGCttgaatttgcatttgcattggcCAGTTTCAAAGGCAGGGTCAAAAACTGGACGAAAGCGATTCGAAATGCATTCAAAACTCCCGAAATGCAGTTGCACAATACCCAATTATTAGGGGTTGATTTTGATGCAGTGGAGAGGATGCAACTCTGGCTGAGTGATAAATATTTTGCGCTTGGGATGACAGCCCATAAACATTGCGATTACGAGTATTGACAATGTTCAATCAGGACCACACGGGGGCATCCTTTGAGTGGCTCTACTGTACTACAAGTCGCTCTGCGTACAAGTGACAGCTGCTGATCCGCTGTAAGCCCTGATGATTACATTGTTTTTGACACAGAACACCCCTTCTTCATTCCGTCGTGATTGATGATTGATGACAGGGCCGAGATGTACGAGATGTACAAGCTGTCATGTCCAGTTTGTCAGCCACGGAAATATGTTTTCCAACACTACCACCTCGGATTGGTAACTCCACAAAAGGGGTTATACATCCCCGAAAGTCAAAAGCGGGGAGCGATTCAACAGCTTAGCGAAATTTACATACTTGTACAGCATAATGTGCACCCTTACCATTGGTATTGGGTTTCGCTTTCCTTTGTGCATAATGCATTTTCACGGCGGGACACCGAAAAAAGCGATTCGAATTTTTACCAAAGTGGGCGTTGTAATGTTGACACTGTAATTTACGCATTTCACCTTTTCTTTACATCATTTGCATACGGCTTAAATGCCAAAGGGCTTAACAAAGGTAATTCGATATGGGAAACTTTTTTTATCGAGAAGTACAGTTGTGTTTGGTTAGAGGATATAAAACAGAATTCAGTTTGCAGACCCAGTGACACAATTAGGTGTTGCATCTACCACTTCCCACGTCAATTCTTCACAATTTACCCATAACAAATTGCCACTCGAAGCTGCACACCCGCAATTCGCTTTGAACTTCGACTTGTCTTCATCAGCCGAAGAACTCAGTCAGCTGCCGTTTGCTCAAGTGCCGATGCCAGATAAGGCCGACATTAATTTCCTTTGACACGAAGCCAATTTCTCAAAGTACCCGGCAATTAAAACTACAACTTTTTGAACTACCCGCGAAAAGCATATGTTAACAGACAGCAACAACTGCCAGCGAATTGCGCTCAGTTGAAGTTTCACTTTTGCCGGCCGCCTTGCCCAAGCCTCTTTAGCTCAGTGGCAGAGCACTGGTCTTGTAAACCAGGGGTCGTGAGTTCAATCCTCACAGGAGGCATGCTCTCctgttaactttttttttttattttatttatttttatttcttttagttttgAGTTTTTTACAATTTCGATATTTGCCTTTGCTGTTGCCAACTGACGTTGGCCAAAAGAAATTTCTGTCATTTTATTGGTAAcgtgcttttatttaataatcatggtttttttgttttttatttcattcaaTCAAAATTAGTGGATAGttgatattatatatacataggtttataaaaatgtaatcagAATTTGGTTGGAAGAGTTTTCTTTGACACTCCGATTAGCATTATATTTCTCAAGTATTTAGAAACATTTAAAGTCtcaattaaataatgatttttcgCTGATACTTATCTTTTCTATTAGTTTTTAACTTAGGTTGATTTCCAGAAAcccatatattattatttattgttgttaactttttattatatacaGGGCATTggtttcaaattatttaagcttGTGCTTAAAATATTAGGGCatcaaaaattaacaaaatatccCGAGAACTAATTGAAGATGCAGATCCCATCTGCCTCCTGTGAGGATTGAACTCACGACCCCTGGTTTACAAGACCAGTGCTCTACCACTGAGCTAAAGAGGCGAACAACGCAGCGTTGCCAAAAATCGCACTTCTCCCTCCTCCATTTTCcacccaatttttttttgccaaatttaGCATGAGTTTTAATTATTCGTTAATGCTTTTCCGTGTTTGGTAAATACGTCTACGTATACTAGCATGTGTCGGCATTTTTGTTAGTAAACAAATGTTGAGCTCTCTCATCTTTTTCCTTTCACTCTCTTTGCTTTCTCTTTGGTTCACTCTCTTcgtctaaaaataaatcccCAAAAAGCTGTTTTTATACCACACGTTGTCGTCGAATTTTCCCGATATACCCATTCAGTTCATCTGCAGTTTTCTAGCCGAGAGTAcagaaaaattttgaaaaattctttaaacttGCATAATTTTGAGTTGAAAAGTGTAGATAAAATGAAAACTCCACTTAGCCAGAAGACGGGCTTCTTTGCCGAATACTATCTGAAGCTCAAGGATCAGGCGGGTTCCAGTTGCGAGTCGGACATTGCCAAATTGTCATCGTGCAAGAGTGATGAGGAGCGCGTGGCCTATGTGGGAAAGTTGCCCTGGGTGCAGGCAGGGGATGCCAACCTGGTGGTGAACCAGGAGTTCGCCGGCAAGAACGCTACTCTAGCGGCGGAGATCAAGGAGCGGGCCACCTCCGCCTTCAAGGCCAAGAAGTGGCTGGAGGCAATGATGTTGTACACCAGAAGCTATGTGGCGCTGCCCAGTGAAAATGGTGAGTGGTTGACAAGTAATAGTTGATCTAGACAGTACTAATAGCCTTATATATTCTTCAGTGGCAGAGATACGTATTGTTTTGGCTAATCGATCGGCCACTTTGTACCACATGCAGAAATATCAGTAAGTATGTAGTTGTAAGTACTTAACATACTATAAATGGCTGATCTGTAAAGAAAGTTCTTCTTCCAAAAGGTTTCTTTAAACTGAAAACGGTatagttaattattttattaacatttactTTACTTGCAGAGAATGCCTGATTGATATTAGAAGAGCCTTAGATCTAGGCTATCCCAAGGATTTGATCTACAAGCTGTACGAACGTCAGGCTCGTTGTTACATGGCTCTCAAGGACTATCCACATACAATTGAGGCATTCAAGTGAGTCTTATTCAAAGGCAATCAAAAATTTTACCCTAACTATATCTACACATACTCCCGAAGAAAGTGTATCACCACCATGGATGACTCCACATTGACCTCTGACAAGCGCGCCAAACTCAATTTGGATGCCATGACCATGATCAAAATGCTGAGCCATGATCCAAGAACCGCTAAACAGGAGGCCAAACAGCAAAAACAGAAGATAGCTTTGGATCAAGCCCAACCAGTTAAGTTGGAGAATGAAATAGTGAGTCCTCTGGTGAGGATCGATAGCAATCCACAGGAGGGTCGTTATGCCAGAGCCTCTGCAAATATAAAGCCCGGTGAAGAGTTGCTAGTGGAGCGACCTTTTGTCTCAGTTTTGCTGGAAAAGTTTGCCAAGACTCACTGCGAGAATTGCTTTGTGAGGTAATATAGATTGGTAATTATACCTTGAAAGATCTTGTTTTTAATCTATTCTCCCCAAGGACTGTGGTTCCCGTGGCCTGTCCTCGCTGTGCCGATGTTCTCTATTGCTCGGAACAATGTCGTGAAGAGGCCTCCAAGAAGTTTCATAAGTACGAGTGTGGAATAGTTCCCATTCTCTGGCGTTCAGGTGCCTCCATTAACAATCACATTGCCTTGAGGATCATTGCCAGCAAGCCATTGGATTACTTCCTCAACTTAAAGCCAACAATTGATGAGGAGCTGACACCGGAGCAGCTGATCAGGTGGGTTTTTTACTTTCTTAGTTTTTTAgtgctaaattaaatttcatcttgCTTAGCCTACCTAAGGATGACTTCCGCAGAGTGGCTCAATTGGAGAGACATCAGGGTGAACGGCAGCCCTCCAATTTCTTCCAGCACGTCCTGATGGCTCGCTTTTTGACACAATGCCTCCGGGCCGGAGGTTACTTTGGATTGGAGCCCAAGCCAGATCAGGTGGCCATTATATGCTCCCTGGTGTTGCGCAGTCTGCAGTTCATCCAGTTTAATACTCATGAAGTGGCGGAGCTTCACAAATTCAGTTCGTCTGGCCGGGAGAAGT contains:
- the LOC128253699 gene encoding SET and MYND domain-containing protein DDB_G0284059 isoform X2 → MKTPLSQKTGFFAEYYLKLKDQAGSSCESDIAKLSSCKSDEERVAYVGKLPWVQAGDANLVVNQEFAGKNATLAAEIKERATSAFKAKKWLEAMMLYTRSYVALPSENVAEIRIVLANRSATLYHMQKYQECLIDIRRALDLGYPKDLIYKLYERQARCYMALKDYPHTIEAFKKCITTMDDSTLTSDKRAKLNLDAMTMIKMLSHDPRTAKQEAKQQKQKIALDQAQPVKLENEIVSPLVRIDSNPQEGRYARASANIKPGEELLVERPFVSVLLEKFAKTHCENCFVRTVVPVACPRCADVLYCSEQCREEASKKFHKYECGIVPILWRSGASINNHIALRIIASKPLDYFLNLKPTIDEELTPEQLISLPKDDFRRVAQLERHQGERQPSNFFQHVLMARFLTQCLRAGGYFGLEPKPDQVAIICSLVLRSLQFIQFNTHEVAELHKFSSSGREKSIFIGGAIYPTLALFNHSCDPGVVRYFRGTTIHINSVRPIEAGLPINENYGPMYTQDERSDRQARLKELYWFECSCDACIDNWPRFDDLPRDVIRFRCDAPNNCTAVIEVPPSCNDFMVKCVNCGEITNILKGLKVMQDTEMMTRTAKRLYETGEYSKALAKFIDLIRIMYEVLAPPFPDFCESQQNLKDCFLNLGNVYTLD
- the LOC128253699 gene encoding SET and MYND domain-containing protein DDB_G0284059 isoform X1, translated to MSSSPMSITQEFCQKTGFFAEYYLKLKDQAGSSCESDIAKLSSCKSDEERVAYVGKLPWVQAGDANLVVNQEFAGKNATLAAEIKERATSAFKAKKWLEAMMLYTRSYVALPSENVAEIRIVLANRSATLYHMQKYQECLIDIRRALDLGYPKDLIYKLYERQARCYMALKDYPHTIEAFKKCITTMDDSTLTSDKRAKLNLDAMTMIKMLSHDPRTAKQEAKQQKQKIALDQAQPVKLENEIVSPLVRIDSNPQEGRYARASANIKPGEELLVERPFVSVLLEKFAKTHCENCFVRTVVPVACPRCADVLYCSEQCREEASKKFHKYECGIVPILWRSGASINNHIALRIIASKPLDYFLNLKPTIDEELTPEQLISLPKDDFRRVAQLERHQGERQPSNFFQHVLMARFLTQCLRAGGYFGLEPKPDQVAIICSLVLRSLQFIQFNTHEVAELHKFSSSGREKSIFIGGAIYPTLALFNHSCDPGVVRYFRGTTIHINSVRPIEAGLPINENYGPMYTQDERSDRQARLKELYWFECSCDACIDNWPRFDDLPRDVIRFRCDAPNNCTAVIEVPPSCNDFMVKCVNCGEITNILKGLKVMQDTEMMTRTAKRLYETGEYSKALAKFIDLIRIMYEVLAPPFPDFCESQQNLKDCFLNLGNVYTLD
- the LOC128253699 gene encoding SET and MYND domain-containing protein 4 isoform X3 yields the protein MMLYTRSYVALPSENVAEIRIVLANRSATLYHMQKYQECLIDIRRALDLGYPKDLIYKLYERQARCYMALKDYPHTIEAFKKCITTMDDSTLTSDKRAKLNLDAMTMIKMLSHDPRTAKQEAKQQKQKIALDQAQPVKLENEIVSPLVRIDSNPQEGRYARASANIKPGEELLVERPFVSVLLEKFAKTHCENCFVRTVVPVACPRCADVLYCSEQCREEASKKFHKYECGIVPILWRSGASINNHIALRIIASKPLDYFLNLKPTIDEELTPEQLISLPKDDFRRVAQLERHQGERQPSNFFQHVLMARFLTQCLRAGGYFGLEPKPDQVAIICSLVLRSLQFIQFNTHEVAELHKFSSSGREKSIFIGGAIYPTLALFNHSCDPGVVRYFRGTTIHINSVRPIEAGLPINENYGPMYTQDERSDRQARLKELYWFECSCDACIDNWPRFDDLPRDVIRFRCDAPNNCTAVIEVPPSCNDFMVKCVNCGEITNILKGLKVMQDTEMMTRTAKRLYETGEYSKALAKFIDLIRIMYEVLAPPFPDFCESQQNLKDCFLNLGNVYTLD